One Sulfurovum sp. TSL1 DNA segment encodes these proteins:
- the rseP gene encoding RIP metalloprotease RseP yields the protein MGIIVALLVLSVLIFFHELGHFTAARFFGVQVDVFSIGFGKKLYSRMIGKTQWSLSAIPLGGYVKMKGQDDTDPTAVSYDKDSYNVKKPWQRIIILLAGPFANFLLAFLLYFAIANIGVPKLLPYVGEVGKETPAFKAGLTKEDRIVQVNTHNIKYWEEIGENINGDKGDITLIVEREEQLITLQLAPKVIEDKNIFGEKITRRIIGISPLGKQTTVHFGLIDGLGYAWDETKKASLLIVQSVEKLITGVVGTDKLGGIITIVDVTAEASAAGILALFFFTALISVNLGVLNLLPIPALDGGHIMFNLYEMLTGRTASEKVMYVITLVGWAILISLMMLGLYNDINRLWG from the coding sequence ATGGGCATCATAGTCGCACTTTTAGTCTTGTCGGTACTGATCTTTTTTCATGAGCTTGGACACTTTACAGCAGCACGTTTTTTTGGCGTACAGGTGGATGTCTTCAGTATAGGTTTTGGTAAAAAACTCTACTCCAGGATGATAGGAAAAACGCAGTGGAGTCTCTCTGCGATACCGCTTGGCGGGTATGTCAAAATGAAAGGTCAGGATGACACGGATCCTACTGCGGTCTCATACGACAAAGATTCCTACAATGTGAAAAAACCATGGCAGCGTATCATTATTTTATTGGCCGGACCGTTTGCCAATTTCCTGCTGGCCTTTCTGCTTTATTTTGCTATTGCGAACATCGGTGTTCCCAAGCTGTTGCCTTATGTCGGTGAAGTAGGAAAAGAGACGCCTGCATTCAAAGCAGGTTTAACCAAAGAGGACAGGATTGTTCAGGTCAATACCCACAATATCAAGTACTGGGAAGAGATCGGTGAAAACATCAACGGTGACAAAGGTGACATCACGCTTATCGTAGAACGTGAAGAACAACTGATCACACTGCAACTGGCACCAAAGGTGATAGAGGACAAGAATATCTTTGGAGAGAAGATCACCAGACGTATCATCGGGATCAGTCCTTTAGGAAAACAAACAACGGTCCACTTTGGATTGATAGATGGTTTGGGGTATGCATGGGATGAGACAAAGAAAGCCTCTTTGCTCATCGTACAGAGTGTAGAAAAACTGATCACCGGAGTGGTTGGTACAGACAAGCTCGGTGGTATCATCACCATTGTAGATGTCACAGCTGAAGCGAGCGCTGCGGGGATACTCGCACTTTTCTTTTTTACCGCCCTCATTTCAGTGAACCTGGGCGTATTGAACCTGCTGCCTATACCTGCACTGGACGGTGGGCACATTATGTTCAACCTCTATGAGATGCTTACAGGTAGAACTGCGAGCGAAAAGGTGATGTATGTCATCACATTGGTAGGCTGGGCTATACTCATCTCTCTTATGATGTTAGGATTGTATAATGATATCAATAGACTTTGGGGATAA
- a CDS encoding YggS family pyridoxal phosphate-dependent enzyme — protein MILDKEHLRANLDEVIWNIEQARITVSEHHIVKLVTVAKYTELENIATLYELGQRAFGENQVQQLKERMHALEDLPLEWHLIGSLQKNKINNLIDLRPTLMQSLDSIELAAELNKKLLAKETKMHCLLQINAANEATKSGVPPEEAVDIYQTIKETCPQINLKGVMTIGAHSDDTKLIQQSFESTYGIYEKLKKEGASICSMGMSGDYELAIKCGSNLVRIGSALFK, from the coding sequence ATGATATTGGACAAAGAACACTTAAGAGCAAACCTGGATGAAGTGATCTGGAACATAGAACAAGCACGTATCACAGTGAGTGAACACCACATTGTAAAACTGGTCACTGTGGCCAAATATACAGAGCTTGAAAATATTGCCACACTCTATGAACTGGGACAGAGAGCTTTTGGTGAAAATCAGGTACAACAGCTTAAAGAACGTATGCATGCGCTCGAGGACCTACCACTTGAATGGCATCTGATCGGTTCGCTCCAAAAGAACAAGATCAACAATCTGATTGACTTGCGTCCTACACTGATGCAATCACTTGACAGTATAGAGCTCGCAGCAGAACTGAACAAAAAACTCTTGGCAAAAGAGACAAAGATGCACTGCCTGCTTCAGATCAATGCAGCCAATGAAGCAACGAAATCAGGCGTACCCCCTGAAGAAGCTGTGGATATCTACCAAACGATCAAAGAGACCTGTCCTCAGATCAATCTCAAAGGTGTGATGACCATAGGCGCACACAGTGATGACACCAAACTGATACAGCAAAGTTTTGAAAGCACATACGGTATCTATGAGAAACTGAAAAAAGAGGGTGCGAGTATCTGTTCTATGGGTATGAGCGGTGATTATGAATTGGCTATAAAATGTGGGTCGAATTTAGTGAGGATCGGTTCAGCATTATTCAAATAA
- a CDS encoding Fur family transcriptional regulator, which yields MTDYVNLLKKSGLKATFQRMNILEKIEAYGHMSIDAIYAEVIKTHPSLSLATVYKNIVLMVEKGVLVEVPITGKKSKYELLKEDHIHLVCTECGEVEDKPQHTVADELFTSITKKENFTISKQQINLYGVCSHCTEEVA from the coding sequence ATGACAGATTATGTAAATCTACTTAAAAAGAGTGGACTAAAAGCTACATTTCAACGTATGAATATATTAGAAAAGATAGAAGCGTATGGGCATATGTCCATCGATGCTATCTATGCAGAGGTCATTAAAACACATCCATCTCTTTCACTTGCAACGGTGTATAAAAATATTGTTTTAATGGTGGAGAAGGGTGTACTTGTAGAAGTGCCTATCACAGGCAAAAAGTCCAAATATGAGCTTTTAAAAGAGGATCATATCCACTTGGTCTGTACGGAGTGTGGTGAAGTAGAAGACAAACCGCAGCATACAGTTGCAGATGAACTCTTTACTTCTATCACAAAGAAAGAGAACTTTACCATAAGTAAACAACAGATCAATCTTTACGGCGTGTGTAGTCACTGTACAGAAGAAGTTGCTTAA